The following are encoded in a window of Prochlorococcus marinus CUG1417 genomic DNA:
- the thiD gene encoding bifunctional hydroxymethylpyrimidine kinase/phosphomethylpyrimidine kinase, whose amino-acid sequence MYSKIALTIGGSDSGGGAGIQADLRTFMALKVHGCSVITCITAQNSIEVTCVQPVEKNTLLSQLDTLFADFGIDALKTGMLLNERIIKDAALKLNTYEITKIIDPVMVTRTGSRLLEDSAIDAYKKLLLPIADLVTPNIYEANLLSGLEIKSKEDIENSARNIINLGTKAVLIKGGGLKEMKGKDFFLDFNGRKEWLFNNFINTKNTHGSGCTLSAAICGYKALGFELLDSIHKAKLFVEKSLENSYKIGSGPGPLGHH is encoded by the coding sequence ATGTATTCTAAAATTGCACTTACTATAGGTGGAAGCGATTCTGGAGGTGGCGCAGGCATCCAGGCTGACTTAAGAACTTTCATGGCACTTAAAGTCCATGGATGTTCTGTTATTACATGTATTACCGCTCAAAATAGTATAGAGGTTACATGCGTTCAACCAGTAGAGAAGAATACTTTATTAAGTCAGTTAGACACTTTATTTGCTGATTTTGGTATTGATGCTTTAAAAACAGGAATGTTACTAAATGAAAGGATAATTAAAGATGCTGCATTAAAATTAAATACATATGAAATTACTAAAATTATTGATCCAGTAATGGTTACAAGAACTGGTTCTAGATTACTGGAAGATTCTGCGATTGATGCTTATAAAAAACTCTTATTACCAATAGCGGATTTGGTAACTCCAAATATTTATGAGGCAAATTTACTTTCTGGTTTAGAAATAAAGAGTAAAGAAGATATCGAAAATTCAGCAAGAAATATTATTAATCTTGGTACTAAAGCGGTACTTATAAAAGGAGGCGGTTTAAAGGAGATGAAAGGAAAAGATTTTTTTCTCGACTTTAATGGAAGAAAAGAGTGGCTCTTTAATAATTTTATAAATACAAAAAATACACACGGTAGCGGTTGTACTTTAAGTGCTGCTATTTGTGGTTACAAAGCTTTAGGTTTTGAACTACTTGATTCCATACACAAAGCAAAATTATTTGTTGAGAAATCTTTAGAAAATTCTTACAAAATAGGATCTGGCCCAGGCCCGTTAGGCCATCATTAA
- a CDS encoding BspA family leucine-rich repeat surface protein, protein MNSAKADDSNCYSDLYVGTVGASGTVCANMLIIDRDLLDEGIANGAVGSDFQITKDGITYNFGNTGNKIFTGQVKNFSSLFKDQSNFNADIGYWDTSKATTMSRMFMNASSFNQDISNWQLNNVTNINGMFQDSLVFNQDISSWNISKVTRLNSTFRGAAAFNQNLNSWDVSSVTRLDRTFLKAINFNSDLNSWDVSKVVSMHRTFAGAKNFNGNISSWNTESLRSLRRTFDGARAFNKDISNWDVAEVTNFTRTFKNASVFDQNLTSWNVEHYAHTPILFAPILSSNKQPCWGFNGCPSGPNLISTNPSDNSFGVNTSLNLTLTFDKDIRASETSGNISLHKSDRTLVKQYSNDSLNISGKVITLPTELTANTDYYLLIEPKIIESSNGISYRGITDKTELNFSTYSNDSVAPVITSQSPEDNATDVSTSDPTVEIIFSENVVRGSGNISLYNYSTDALIRSFNMSNTTDISISGNEMSISLRDSDGSVLINDGTQYYILISTGAVVDEAASPNSFAGIDSKDTYNFTTNSVSCGSISGVVRYKNGDPANGSTVKLYKDDSLITTTTTNSVGNYNFFPSSAGTFKVEFVKSAGKNGKGKVDLTDGPVSSGRFIKNIQISSSCEEFSDIDGLLIDPAGVIYESSTRQPVSGVTVKLLYEGSLINNDWLDDSGGNNIQETGSDGKYNFVLKGDVAQSGNYSITVDPPKGYGFESTKIISEDGIFTPDLGGGAQNIQIQEDAPDSGELTTYHLNFNFTFTGISSTTSNGVINNHIPIDSKGDPTLKPDVLGMAEAWTDASIRFSKAGLDAVNRRLEWLSRNKRSDKKSFQGIDFSFSNPTLEKVFNGSEKKFKDIESKDFENWARANWNDERMKNESDQIIDDLRNNSVDIAFAELREKTFDPDLNPKGGKLLGNWFLWTDGEVVVGDYKKNATSSNQKSDALNLTFGADKKLKNNSLLGFAFTYGNDHIKIGSQGSKLNSDNYSVSIYSSQKFKGFLPTDFQLGIGKMDFYTTRFEDSIAHKGQREANLIFGSFSFRPEPISKRNITFNPYGRIEASHISLKPFSESGSHLALTFKEQTINHKVLALGSDLFSEFEIKEWKIKPFAKIEYNFDFTDDSIVDLNYVDDSTTNYRFSILNSSDNFLSNTIGLQMNRKNRFGAVLSYKNEQGDSKNSDSYQLQINWNF, encoded by the coding sequence TTGAATTCAGCTAAAGCTGATGATTCAAATTGCTACTCAGATCTATATGTAGGCACAGTTGGGGCATCCGGAACAGTTTGCGCAAATATGCTAATCATCGATAGAGATTTACTTGATGAAGGCATAGCAAATGGTGCTGTTGGATCAGATTTTCAAATAACTAAAGATGGGATTACATACAATTTTGGAAACACCGGCAATAAAATTTTTACTGGTCAAGTTAAGAATTTTTCAAGCCTCTTTAAGGATCAAAGTAACTTTAATGCAGATATAGGTTATTGGGATACCAGTAAAGCTACAACCATGAGCAGAATGTTTATGAACGCATCCAGCTTTAACCAGGATATTTCGAACTGGCAATTAAATAATGTCACCAATATCAATGGAATGTTCCAGGATAGCTTGGTATTTAATCAAGATATTAGTAGTTGGAATATTTCCAAAGTTACCAGGCTTAACAGCACCTTCAGGGGAGCAGCAGCATTCAATCAAAATCTAAATAGCTGGGATGTAAGTAGCGTAACAAGATTAGACAGAACTTTTTTAAAAGCTATTAATTTCAATAGTGATTTAAACAGCTGGGATGTATCAAAAGTTGTGAGCATGCACAGAACATTTGCCGGAGCAAAGAATTTTAATGGAAACATTTCAAGCTGGAACACTGAAAGTTTAAGGTCATTAAGGAGAACTTTTGATGGAGCGAGAGCATTTAATAAAGATATTAGTAATTGGGATGTGGCAGAGGTCACAAATTTTACAAGGACCTTTAAAAATGCAAGCGTATTCGATCAGAATCTGACCTCATGGAATGTTGAACACTATGCCCATACACCAATTTTGTTCGCTCCAATATTATCTAGTAATAAGCAACCATGCTGGGGTTTTAATGGATGTCCAAGTGGTCCAAATTTAATTTCCACCAATCCATCAGATAATTCTTTTGGGGTAAATACAAGTCTTAATCTCACATTGACCTTTGACAAAGATATAAGAGCATCGGAAACAAGTGGAAACATTTCTCTGCATAAATCTGACCGGACTTTAGTCAAACAATACAGCAATGATTCATTGAATATTTCAGGCAAAGTTATTACTTTACCAACAGAACTTACTGCAAATACTGATTATTATCTACTTATCGAACCAAAAATAATTGAATCTTCCAATGGCATTAGCTACAGAGGAATTACAGATAAAACTGAACTGAATTTTTCAACTTATAGTAATGACTCAGTCGCTCCAGTTATAACTTCCCAATCTCCAGAGGATAATGCTACTGATGTTTCTACATCTGATCCAACAGTTGAAATAATTTTCAGTGAAAATGTCGTTCGTGGTTCAGGAAATATTTCTCTATACAACTATTCAACTGATGCATTAATAAGATCATTCAATATGAGCAACACAACTGATATCTCCATATCCGGGAATGAAATGTCAATTTCATTAAGAGATTCTGACGGATCAGTTTTGATAAATGATGGTACTCAATATTACATTTTAATTTCAACAGGAGCAGTAGTGGATGAAGCTGCTTCTCCTAATTCTTTTGCTGGAATTGATTCAAAGGATACTTATAATTTTACTACAAACAGTGTTTCCTGCGGATCGATATCGGGAGTTGTCAGATACAAAAATGGTGATCCAGCTAACGGTTCAACCGTAAAACTTTATAAGGACGATTCTCTAATCACAACTACGACAACCAATAGTGTGGGTAACTATAATTTTTTCCCTAGCAGCGCTGGGACCTTTAAAGTTGAATTTGTAAAATCAGCTGGAAAAAATGGGAAAGGTAAAGTTGATTTAACAGATGGACCAGTTTCATCAGGAAGATTTATAAAAAATATCCAAATCAGTTCTTCATGTGAAGAATTTAGTGATATAGATGGCCTTTTAATTGACCCTGCGGGAGTGATATACGAATCATCTACAAGACAACCGGTATCCGGAGTAACAGTTAAATTGCTTTATGAAGGAAGTCTCATAAATAACGACTGGCTGGATGACAGTGGAGGGAATAATATCCAAGAGACGGGTTCAGATGGCAAATATAATTTTGTTCTGAAAGGAGATGTCGCACAAAGTGGTAATTACTCAATTACTGTGGATCCGCCCAAAGGATATGGTTTTGAAAGCACAAAGATTATCTCGGAAGATGGCATTTTCACTCCAGATCTTGGCGGAGGAGCACAGAACATTCAAATACAGGAAGATGCTCCAGATTCCGGAGAACTCACAACCTATCATCTGAATTTTAACTTTACTTTCACAGGTATTTCATCCACCACATCAAATGGTGTGATAAATAATCATATTCCTATAGATTCAAAGGGTGATCCAACTTTGAAACCTGATGTACTGGGAATGGCAGAAGCATGGACAGACGCATCAATACGATTCAGCAAGGCCGGCTTAGATGCTGTGAATAGAAGGCTAGAATGGCTTTCCAGGAATAAAAGATCTGATAAAAAATCATTTCAAGGCATTGATTTTTCTTTCTCAAATCCAACATTAGAGAAAGTTTTTAATGGATCGGAAAAAAAATTTAAAGATATAGAAAGTAAAGATTTTGAAAATTGGGCCAGAGCAAACTGGAATGATGAAAGAATGAAAAATGAATCTGACCAAATAATCGATGATCTCAGAAATAATTCGGTAGACATTGCTTTTGCAGAATTACGCGAAAAAACATTTGATCCTGATTTAAATCCAAAAGGTGGAAAATTACTGGGGAACTGGTTTTTATGGACTGATGGAGAGGTAGTTGTTGGTGATTATAAAAAAAATGCAACATCATCAAATCAGAAATCAGATGCACTTAACTTAACTTTTGGTGCGGACAAAAAATTAAAAAACAATTCTCTGCTTGGCTTCGCTTTTACTTATGGAAATGATCATATAAAAATCGGCTCGCAAGGAAGCAAGTTAAATTCAGATAACTACAGTGTTTCAATTTACTCCTCTCAGAAATTCAAAGGCTTTTTGCCCACAGATTTTCAGTTGGGGATTGGGAAAATGGATTTCTATACAACAAGATTCGAAGACTCAATTGCCCACAAAGGCCAGAGAGAGGCCAATCTTATCTTTGGATCATTTTCTTTCAGGCCCGAGCCGATTTCCAAGAGAAACATCACTTTCAATCCCTACGGAAGGATTGAAGCTTCTCATATATCATTAAAACCATTTTCCGAATCAGGCAGTCATCTTGCCTTGACTTTCAAAGAACAGACAATCAACCATAAAGTTTTGGCCCTTGGATCAGATTTATTCAGCGAATTTGAGATTAAGGAATGGAAAATAAAACCTTTCGCAAAGATTGAATACAATTTCGACTTCACAGATGATTCTATTGTGGATCTGAATTATGTAGATGACAGCACCACCAATTACAGATTTTCAATTTTGAACTCATCGGATAATTTCCTCAGCAACACCATTGGATTGCAGATGAATAGGAAAAATAGATTCGGAGCAGTGCTTTCTTACAAAAATGAACAGGGAGATTCAAAAAATTCAGATTCCTATCAACTTCAGATAAATTGGAATTTCTAA
- the pip gene encoding prolyl aminopeptidase, which translates to MKDQVLFPKIEVREKGFLQVSDIHTIYWERSGNPNGKKILVIHGGPGGGSQARYRRYFDPDKFDIIQFDQRGCGSSTPFSELKENTTNHLVDDIEKLRILLKIDSWHLFGGSWGSTLSLIYAIKNPSRVKSLTLRGIFLCRKFELLWFYQYGASEIFPDEFDEYISVIPKEERNDLISSFYKYLTSSDAKIRSKAAASWTKWELSTSHLINKKFDFDKSQVNSFADAFARIECHYFVNNIFLEDDFILKNIKTIESIPTKIIQGRYDVVCPVRSAWDLNKKLKNSELIIVNDAGHSMSEKGISIELIKAVKGIENL; encoded by the coding sequence ATGAAAGATCAAGTCTTGTTTCCTAAAATTGAAGTTCGCGAAAAAGGTTTTTTACAAGTAAGTGATATTCATACGATTTATTGGGAAAGATCTGGCAATCCAAATGGTAAAAAAATACTAGTTATTCATGGAGGCCCAGGCGGAGGAAGTCAAGCAAGATATAGAAGATACTTTGATCCAGATAAATTCGATATTATTCAATTTGACCAAAGAGGTTGCGGGTCTTCAACTCCTTTCTCAGAATTAAAAGAAAATACTACTAATCATTTAGTTGATGATATTGAGAAATTAAGGATTCTATTAAAAATAGATAGTTGGCATTTGTTTGGTGGCTCTTGGGGCTCAACACTCTCACTTATATATGCAATAAAAAATCCCTCAAGAGTTAAGAGCTTAACTTTGCGAGGAATATTTTTATGTAGAAAGTTTGAATTATTGTGGTTCTATCAATATGGTGCAAGTGAGATATTCCCTGATGAATTTGATGAATATATTTCTGTAATACCAAAAGAAGAAAGAAATGATTTGATAAGTTCTTTTTATAAATATCTAACATCATCAGATGCAAAAATTAGATCAAAAGCAGCAGCATCTTGGACAAAATGGGAACTCTCAACTAGTCATTTAATAAATAAAAAATTCGATTTTGATAAGTCCCAAGTTAATTCTTTCGCAGATGCATTTGCAAGGATAGAATGCCATTATTTTGTTAATAATATTTTCTTAGAAGATGATTTTATTTTGAAAAATATAAAAACAATAGAATCGATTCCAACAAAAATAATTCAAGGGAGGTATGACGTTGTATGTCCTGTTAGGAGTGCTTGGGATCTAAATAAGAAATTAAAAAATTCTGAATTAATTATTGTTAATGATGCTGGTCATTCAATGAGTGAAAAAGGTATAAGTATCGAATTAATAAAAGCTGTAAAAGGAATTGAAAATCTCTAA
- a CDS encoding DUF3764 family protein, producing the protein MSIETTVLDFKLSNTFEEYEAHMNAPEQQAMFKEMGVKTFYIGKSLEDPKRATVMFQGPVNTCYDIFVNPETKPIVEASGHIYDGTIINRWISE; encoded by the coding sequence ATGTCAATTGAAACAACTGTTTTGGATTTCAAATTAAGCAATACTTTTGAGGAATATGAGGCTCATATGAATGCTCCTGAACAACAGGCCATGTTTAAAGAGATGGGAGTAAAAACTTTTTATATTGGCAAATCATTGGAAGACCCCAAAAGAGCAACTGTTATGTTTCAAGGACCAGTAAATACTTGTTACGACATCTTTGTTAACCCAGAAACTAAACCAATAGTTGAAGCATCCGGTCATATTTATGATGGGACAATAATTAATCGCTGGATTTCTGAATAA
- a CDS encoding DUF1651 domain-containing protein, with the protein MAKSHWLINPKRTEVKRFIKNEKSIDGVFEYMFVDTGKIVGVLEKEPPVMTTTVSVDIDLAREIYGRLISQGWRKTEEVWQNKES; encoded by the coding sequence ATGGCTAAATCTCATTGGTTAATTAATCCAAAAAGAACAGAAGTAAAAAGGTTTATAAAAAATGAAAAGAGCATAGATGGTGTTTTTGAGTATATGTTTGTAGATACTGGAAAAATAGTTGGTGTATTAGAAAAAGAACCGCCTGTGATGACAACAACAGTTTCTGTAGATATAGATTTAGCTAGAGAAATTTATGGAAGGTTAATTTCTCAAGGTTGGAGGAAAACTGAGGAGGTTTGGCAAAATAAAGAGAGTTAG
- a CDS encoding SIMPL domain-containing protein, translating into MKIIKRLRSLPGDSLGVIRRTPPLVFAMAVLSLGGFIGASTVLVRGFRTVENTITVTGASTESFESDIAKWSVQVKTSGQTQIDSFTKHKESMEKTMNFLKANGIEDSVKQDVYLGPASISEYKTKHPKTNEIIRTEWITYQNIEIESRDVYNIQKTHSQITELLGKGVRVKPSRPEFTYSKLADKRVDMLAKAAKDARVRAEAIALEAGSEVGGLKRVNTGVFQITVPNSTKVSSWGSYDTSTIKKDITAVMGVTFAVK; encoded by the coding sequence ATGAAAATTATTAAGAGACTCAGGTCGCTGCCGGGCGATTCTCTGGGCGTTATACGCCGCACTCCGCCACTTGTTTTCGCAATGGCTGTCTTATCTCTCGGAGGATTTATAGGTGCCTCTACGGTCCTTGTAAGAGGGTTCAGAACCGTTGAGAATACTATCACTGTTACCGGTGCAAGTACTGAAAGTTTCGAGAGTGATATTGCAAAATGGTCAGTCCAGGTAAAGACCTCAGGTCAAACCCAGATTGACTCATTTACCAAGCATAAAGAGTCAATGGAAAAGACAATGAATTTCCTTAAAGCCAATGGAATTGAGGACAGTGTAAAGCAGGATGTTTATCTTGGACCTGCGAGTATCAGCGAATATAAAACCAAGCATCCAAAGACCAATGAAATCATTAGAACTGAATGGATTACTTATCAGAATATTGAGATTGAAAGTAGGGATGTTTATAACATCCAGAAGACTCATAGTCAGATAACAGAATTGCTTGGGAAAGGGGTAAGGGTGAAACCAAGCCGCCCTGAATTCACCTATTCAAAGCTGGCTGATAAACGAGTTGATATGCTTGCTAAGGCAGCAAAGGATGCAAGAGTTAGGGCTGAAGCTATCGCTCTTGAGGCGGGATCTGAAGTGGGTGGTTTAAAGAGAGTGAATACTGGAGTTTTTCAGATAACAGTACCGAATTCCACCAAGGTAAGTAGTTGGGGTTCTTATGACACTTCAACTATCAAGAAAGACATCACTGCGGTTATGGGAGTGACTTTCGCAGTTAAGTAG
- a CDS encoding TenA family protein, with protein MKITKKLWEDNYEIALLSLNTKFVQGLKNGSLPKNIFQEYLAQDYFFLETFAKAYGLAVSKSKDKYSIRKLSELLMGVSEELILHETYAREWDIDLSNNYIKKATKNYTDFLDDTSKRLSSVEIMFAMTPCMRLYSWIGKSLYKEDFDIKYKEWIITYSDESFEKLADSLENLIETNKETYDINQAKYLYRRAMELELDFFNAYSDF; from the coding sequence ATGAAAATAACAAAAAAACTTTGGGAGGATAATTATGAGATTGCTTTACTAAGTTTAAATACAAAATTTGTTCAAGGTTTAAAGAATGGAAGTCTCCCTAAAAATATATTTCAAGAATATTTAGCTCAAGATTATTTCTTTTTAGAGACTTTTGCTAAGGCTTATGGTCTTGCTGTTTCCAAATCAAAAGATAAGTACTCAATAAGGAAGTTAAGTGAACTGTTAATGGGTGTTTCAGAGGAGTTAATACTTCATGAAACGTATGCAAGAGAATGGGATATTGATTTGTCTAATAACTATATAAAAAAAGCCACTAAAAATTATACAGATTTTCTTGATGATACTTCCAAAAGACTTAGCTCCGTTGAAATAATGTTTGCAATGACTCCATGTATGCGACTTTATTCTTGGATAGGAAAAAGTTTGTATAAGGAGGATTTTGACATTAAATATAAAGAATGGATAATTACTTATTCTGATGAGAGCTTTGAAAAGCTAGCAGATTCACTTGAAAATCTTATTGAGACTAATAAAGAAACATATGATATTAATCAGGCCAAATATTTATACAGGAGAGCTATGGAATTGGAGTTAGATTTTTTTAATGCATATTCAGATTTCTGA
- a CDS encoding phosphoenolpyruvate carboxykinase produces MNQNPVKTIGINDEPRKDSHLVYVNQADGLKGILNRDFDEWSNFDSWESISVQQWIFSRALEVFRGKKIDIKCDCCEHNDLMPNDFESIKVEKCFGKKSAYMIEKVVDEIVLAKARRESDGTYSA; encoded by the coding sequence ATGAATCAAAATCCTGTCAAAACAATTGGTATTAATGATGAACCAAGAAAAGATTCACACTTAGTATATGTAAATCAGGCTGATGGATTAAAAGGTATCCTTAATAGGGATTTTGATGAATGGTCTAATTTTGATAGTTGGGAAAGTATTTCAGTTCAGCAATGGATTTTTTCTAGAGCTTTAGAGGTTTTCAGAGGTAAGAAAATTGATATTAAATGCGACTGTTGTGAACATAATGATTTAATGCCAAATGATTTTGAGAGCATTAAGGTAGAAAAATGTTTTGGCAAAAAAAGTGCTTACATGATTGAAAAAGTTGTAGATGAAATTGTATTAGCTAAGGCAAGAAGAGAAAGTGATGGAACATATTCTGCGTAA
- a CDS encoding FAD-binding domain-containing protein, whose amino-acid sequence MKEINILWFKKDLRIFDNEALCEAIKDNDILPIYIIELNIWSQNTHSDRQWQFCKESLIDLRNALAEIGQPLIIRTGNVINIFDEISTKFKIKGIYSHQETGDWLTYKRDQKVREWASSKNIIWKEFLQFSVFRGNLDRNNWSKKWQENSDKNLLKAPLRINSINFNIGEIPSDEIFNFKKETCPGRMQGGRKKGLERMQYFFSNKLDSYSKDISSPEKSFDSCTRLSPYICWGCISLKEIFKKANISKNNNSRMLKSRLTWHCHFIQKLESEPELEFREYHPFFKNIREKNNELLYSWSSGNTGFPFVDACMRSLNFNGWINFRMRAMLMSFASYNLWLPWQDSGTELANKFVDYEPGIHWNQCQMQSGTTSINTNRIYNPIKQGKDHDPQGKFIKKWIPELKDISLNFIHEPWLLSRFNQEEYEQIYYIRPIIDIPNSTKTAKKKIQEITKKDGYWDISKEIYLKHGSRKRLRKNINNKKTVSKEKEKQYELKLDF is encoded by the coding sequence ATGAAAGAAATAAATATCTTATGGTTTAAGAAAGATTTAAGAATTTTTGATAACGAAGCTCTTTGTGAGGCTATAAAAGATAATGATATTTTACCTATTTATATTATTGAGTTAAATATTTGGAGCCAAAATACTCATTCAGATAGACAATGGCAATTTTGCAAAGAAAGTTTAATAGATTTAAGAAATGCACTTGCTGAGATTGGCCAACCATTAATTATTAGGACTGGCAATGTTATTAATATTTTTGATGAAATTAGTACAAAATTTAAAATCAAAGGTATATATAGCCATCAAGAAACCGGAGATTGGCTTACTTATAAAAGAGATCAAAAAGTAAGAGAATGGGCTTCAAGCAAAAATATTATTTGGAAGGAATTTCTACAATTTTCAGTTTTTAGAGGAAATTTAGATAGGAATAATTGGTCTAAAAAGTGGCAAGAAAATTCCGACAAAAACTTACTTAAAGCTCCATTAAGAATTAATTCTATTAACTTTAATATTGGAGAAATACCCTCAGACGAAATTTTTAACTTTAAAAAAGAAACTTGTCCAGGAAGAATGCAAGGTGGAAGAAAGAAAGGTTTAGAGAGAATGCAATACTTCTTTAGTAATAAATTAGATTCTTATTCAAAAGATATATCTAGCCCAGAAAAATCATTTGATAGTTGTACAAGACTATCACCATACATTTGTTGGGGATGCATTTCATTAAAAGAAATTTTTAAGAAGGCAAATATATCAAAAAACAATAATTCAAGGATGTTAAAAAGCAGATTAACTTGGCATTGTCATTTTATTCAGAAACTTGAAAGTGAACCAGAACTAGAGTTTAGGGAATACCATCCTTTTTTTAAAAATATTAGAGAAAAAAATAATGAATTACTTTATTCATGGAGTTCAGGTAATACGGGCTTTCCTTTTGTAGATGCATGTATGCGTTCACTAAATTTCAATGGATGGATTAACTTCAGGATGAGAGCGATGTTAATGTCTTTTGCTAGCTATAATTTATGGCTACCATGGCAAGATTCAGGTACTGAATTAGCAAATAAATTTGTAGATTATGAGCCTGGAATACATTGGAACCAATGCCAAATGCAATCTGGAACTACTTCTATAAATACCAATAGAATTTATAATCCTATTAAGCAGGGAAAAGATCATGATCCTCAAGGAAAATTTATAAAAAAATGGATACCAGAATTAAAGGATATATCACTTAATTTCATTCATGAACCATGGCTATTATCTAGATTTAATCAAGAAGAATATGAACAAATTTATTACATAAGACCAATAATTGACATCCCAAATAGCACTAAAACTGCAAAGAAGAAAATCCAGGAAATCACTAAAAAGGATGGATATTGGGATATCTCAAAAGAAATTTATTTAAAGCATGGCTCTAGAAAAAGGCTTAGAAAAAATATAAATAATAAAAAAACTGTTTCTAAGGAAAAAGAAAAACAATACGAACTGAAATTGGATTTCTAA
- a CDS encoding DUF3303 domain-containing protein: MAYYHVHGLIPDGISQSEGYKMFEQYIASGAPMDNFDGFELVSRFHAPETGEVFVTFKADNHLAISQHFGVWRAKFGLDWNITAVLNDDEVIQRNKQVDDAVAAMG, encoded by the coding sequence ATGGCTTACTATCACGTTCATGGACTTATTCCAGATGGAATTTCTCAGTCCGAAGGTTACAAGATGTTTGAGCAGTATATTGCTTCAGGTGCACCTATGGATAATTTTGATGGCTTTGAATTGGTAAGTAGATTCCATGCGCCTGAAACTGGAGAGGTTTTTGTAACTTTCAAGGCTGATAATCATTTAGCAATATCTCAACATTTTGGAGTGTGGAGAGCGAAATTTGGTCTTGATTGGAATATTACTGCTGTTCTAAATGATGATGAGGTTATTCAAAGAAACAAACAAGTTGATGATGCTGTCGCCGCAATGGGATAA
- a CDS encoding cupin domain-containing protein encodes MNNNQKNIEIIKKFNLSPHPEGGWFREIVRSKNSLMRDDGQSRNFITGIYYLLERHEKSAWHRVKNADEIWIYLRGDPLNLWCLDNDNKLIKNLILDSNNPVEMIPSGYWQAAKSTGEFTLVSCCVGPGFDFKDFELLRNTNHTSRLDKAINDLI; translated from the coding sequence GTGAATAATAATCAAAAAAATATAGAGATAATAAAAAAATTTAATTTATCTCCACATCCTGAAGGAGGATGGTTTAGAGAGATAGTAAGAAGTAAGAATTCTTTAATGAGGGATGATGGCCAAAGTAGAAACTTTATTACGGGAATTTATTATCTTTTGGAGAGACATGAAAAAAGTGCTTGGCATAGAGTAAAAAATGCAGATGAAATTTGGATTTATCTAAGGGGGGATCCTCTGAATTTGTGGTGCCTAGATAATGATAATAAGTTAATAAAAAACTTAATTTTAGATTCCAATAATCCAGTAGAAATGATCCCATCTGGATATTGGCAAGCTGCAAAAAGTACAGGCGAATTTACTTTAGTGAGTTGTTGTGTTGGCCCGGGCTTTGATTTTAAGGATTTTGAATTACTCAGAAATACAAATCATACTTCTAGATTAGATAAAGCAATTAATGATCTTATTTGA
- a CDS encoding very short patch repair endonuclease yields the protein MSSEVIHKVSEQRSRNMSAIKSKNTKPEIKVRKVLHSMGYRFRLHSKDLPGSPDIVLPKYKTVIFVHGCFWHRHENCKYASTPKTRQEFWNKKFTENIKRDLEIQDKIKNLDWRSVVIWECETKNIENLREKIIDVFS from the coding sequence ATGAGTAGTGAAGTAATACATAAGGTGAGTGAGCAGAGATCAAGGAATATGTCTGCCATTAAATCAAAGAATACAAAGCCTGAAATAAAGGTAAGAAAAGTTCTACATTCTATGGGATATAGATTCAGACTTCATTCAAAAGATTTACCGGGGTCTCCAGATATTGTTCTCCCAAAATATAAAACTGTTATCTTTGTCCACGGATGTTTCTGGCATAGGCATGAGAATTGCAAGTATGCTTCCACTCCAAAAACAAGGCAGGAATTCTGGAACAAAAAATTCACAGAAAATATAAAAAGGGATTTAGAAATTCAGGATAAAATAAAAAATCTTGATTGGAGATCTGTTGTTATCTGGGAATGTGAAACAAAAAATATAGAAAATTTAAGAGAAAAAATAATTGATGTTTTTAGTTAA